A region from the Halobacillus mangrovi genome encodes:
- a CDS encoding RicAFT regulatory complex protein RicA family protein: protein MAQYTRKQVVEEAHKLAKMMADIEEIDRFKQLEAKLNDNQKVQSHIKKIKALQKQAVNFQAYGKQEALQKVEGEIDRLQNELDEIPVVAEFKESQVVINDILQMISSTISREVTNEIIRSTGGDLLKGETGTKTQNSGCH, encoded by the coding sequence ATGGCACAATATACACGTAAACAAGTTGTTGAGGAAGCTCATAAATTGGCTAAAATGATGGCAGATATCGAAGAGATTGATCGATTTAAGCAGTTGGAAGCTAAGTTGAACGACAATCAGAAGGTTCAGTCTCATATTAAAAAAATCAAAGCTTTACAAAAGCAAGCGGTCAACTTCCAGGCGTATGGTAAACAGGAAGCTTTGCAAAAAGTAGAAGGTGAAATCGATCGTCTGCAGAATGAGCTTGATGAAATTCCTGTCGTAGCCGAGTTTAAAGAGTCACAAGTTGTGATCAATGATATTCTTCAAATGATTTCAAGTACAATTTCCCGTGAAGTGACGAATGAAATTATTCGATCTACTGGGGGAGATTTGCTTAAAGGAGAAACAGGTACAAAAACACAAAATAGTGGGTGCCACTAA
- the miaB gene encoding tRNA (N6-isopentenyl adenosine(37)-C2)-methylthiotransferase MiaB — protein sequence MNEQQRKEMSQIREEKPENKMSKHDNLNRIKQKTSEDFMKYFETTYQPPNMRDAQRRKRKETDVLYDFEIPEDMDQSGKGKKYMIRTYGCQMNEHDTEVMAGIFEEMGYESTSDTKEADIILLNTCAIRENAENKVFGEIGHLKPLKMENPNLIIGVCGCMSQEESVVNRILKKHPFIDLIFGTHNIHRLPQLVKEAMFGKEMVIDVWSKEGDIIENLPRSRKGKIKAWVNIMYGCDKFCTYCIVPYTRGKERSRLPKDIIQEVRHLAAQGYKEITLLGQNVNAYGKDLDIEYGLGDLMDELRSIDIPRVRFTTSHPRDFDDRLIEVLAKGGNMLDHIHLPVQSGNSEILKIMGRKYTREEYLELVRKIREAMPEATLTTDIIVGFPNETEEQFQDTLSLVEEVGFEAAYTFIYSPRENTPAAKMKDNVSMEEKKERLQRLNKIVNAQSAEAMKQYEGEIVHVLVEGESKNNPDVLAGYTKRNKLVNFRAPRTAIGSIIPVKITKAKTWSLDGEMVEASAEVK from the coding sequence ATGAACGAACAACAGCGAAAGGAAATGTCGCAAATTCGTGAAGAAAAACCTGAAAATAAGATGTCTAAACATGACAATCTGAATCGTATAAAGCAGAAAACTAGTGAAGATTTCATGAAATATTTTGAAACCACTTACCAACCTCCAAATATGAGGGATGCGCAGCGCAGAAAGAGAAAAGAGACGGATGTACTGTATGATTTTGAAATCCCTGAAGATATGGATCAATCTGGAAAAGGTAAGAAATATATGATTCGTACTTACGGCTGTCAGATGAATGAACATGATACTGAAGTGATGGCCGGTATATTTGAAGAAATGGGCTATGAGTCCACTTCAGATACAAAAGAAGCGGATATTATTCTTTTAAATACCTGCGCAATCCGTGAAAACGCAGAAAATAAAGTTTTTGGTGAAATCGGCCATTTGAAGCCATTAAAGATGGAAAACCCGAATTTGATTATCGGTGTGTGCGGCTGTATGTCTCAAGAGGAATCCGTCGTTAACCGTATACTTAAAAAACATCCGTTTATTGACTTAATTTTTGGAACACATAATATTCATAGACTCCCTCAATTAGTGAAGGAAGCCATGTTCGGCAAAGAAATGGTCATTGATGTATGGTCGAAAGAAGGAGACATCATTGAAAATCTGCCGAGGTCCCGTAAAGGAAAAATTAAAGCATGGGTCAATATTATGTATGGTTGCGATAAATTCTGTACGTATTGTATTGTCCCTTATACAAGAGGTAAAGAACGAAGCCGGCTGCCAAAAGACATTATCCAGGAAGTGCGCCACCTGGCTGCTCAAGGGTATAAAGAAATCACACTTCTCGGGCAAAATGTAAATGCGTACGGAAAAGATCTGGATATAGAATACGGCCTAGGCGATTTAATGGACGAGCTTCGCAGTATCGACATTCCTCGCGTCCGTTTCACAACATCACACCCTCGTGATTTTGATGATCGTCTGATTGAAGTTTTGGCTAAGGGCGGCAATATGCTTGATCATATCCACTTGCCGGTCCAATCTGGAAATTCAGAGATTTTGAAAATTATGGGGCGTAAGTACACGAGAGAAGAATATTTAGAGCTTGTCCGCAAAATTCGTGAAGCAATGCCTGAAGCGACGTTGACTACTGATATTATTGTAGGGTTCCCAAATGAGACGGAAGAACAATTCCAGGACACCCTTTCTCTGGTGGAAGAGGTTGGATTCGAAGCGGCTTATACTTTTATCTACAGTCCGCGAGAGAACACCCCTGCTGCGAAAATGAAAGATAATGTATCTATGGAAGAAAAGAAAGAGCGGCTGCAGAGATTGAATAAAATAGTTAATGCTCAATCGGCTGAAGCAATGAAACAATATGAAGGTGAAATCGTACATGTATTAGTCGAGGGAGAAAGTAAGAATAACCCGGATGTTCTGGCCGGCTATACAAAACGTAACAAGCTCGTGAACTTCAGAGCACCAAGAACAGCTATTGGAAGCATCATTCCAGTCAAAATAACAAAAGCGAAGACCTGGTCCTTAGATGGAGAAATGGTTGAAGCAAGCGCAGAGGTGAAATGA
- a CDS encoding glycine C-acetyltransferase — translation MKGFEYLQEQLDEMKNEGTFRQLIPLESAQGSKVKIKGKEVIQLSSNNYLGLTSHPKMKEAADRANQEYGVGTGSVRTIAGTLKMHEDFEEKLAKFKHTEAALVFQSGFTTNQGVLSSILGKEDVVISDELNHASIIDGIRLTKADRKIYKHVDMESLEEALKASSDYRTRLVVTDGVFSMDGNIAPLPEIVELAEKYNALIMVDDAHASGVLGDNGRGTVNHFNLDGRVHIQVGTLSKAIGVLGGYVASTKTLRDYLIHKGRPFLFSTSHPPAVTAANDAAIDVLLNEPELIEKLWDNTKFFKDGLNDLGFDTGISETPVTPVMIGDDALTHKFSDELFEEGVFAQGIVFPTVPRGKGRIRTIVTAEHSKEELQEALDAFEKVGKKLNIL, via the coding sequence ATGAAAGGCTTTGAATATTTACAAGAACAATTAGACGAAATGAAGAATGAAGGAACATTTAGACAACTGATTCCTTTAGAATCTGCCCAAGGATCTAAGGTGAAGATCAAAGGAAAAGAAGTCATCCAGCTATCTTCCAATAACTATCTAGGTCTTACTTCTCACCCTAAAATGAAAGAAGCAGCCGATCGAGCGAATCAGGAGTATGGGGTAGGAACAGGGTCTGTTCGTACGATCGCGGGTACGCTTAAGATGCATGAAGATTTTGAAGAGAAGCTTGCAAAATTTAAGCATACAGAAGCGGCACTCGTTTTCCAATCTGGCTTCACTACTAACCAGGGTGTCTTATCCTCTATCCTTGGAAAAGAAGACGTTGTCATTTCGGATGAATTGAACCACGCTTCTATTATTGATGGGATTCGCTTAACGAAGGCCGACCGTAAGATTTATAAACACGTTGACATGGAGTCTCTTGAAGAAGCATTAAAAGCAAGTTCAGATTATCGTACACGTCTTGTTGTTACAGACGGAGTCTTCTCTATGGACGGTAACATAGCCCCTCTGCCTGAAATCGTAGAACTTGCCGAGAAGTATAATGCGCTAATTATGGTCGATGATGCTCATGCAAGTGGCGTACTTGGTGATAATGGCCGGGGTACAGTAAATCATTTTAATCTAGATGGGCGAGTACATATCCAAGTTGGTACGTTAAGTAAGGCGATTGGAGTACTCGGAGGTTATGTAGCAAGTACGAAGACATTAAGAGATTACTTAATTCACAAAGGGCGTCCGTTCTTGTTTAGTACTTCTCATCCGCCTGCAGTTACAGCTGCTAACGATGCTGCCATTGACGTACTTTTAAACGAGCCAGAGCTGATTGAAAAACTTTGGGATAACACGAAATTCTTTAAGGACGGATTAAATGACCTCGGGTTTGATACAGGAATTAGTGAGACCCCGGTAACTCCAGTAATGATCGGAGACGACGCACTTACACACAAATTCTCTGATGAACTTTTCGAAGAGGGTGTTTTCGCGCAAGGGATTGTCTTTCCGACTGTCCCACGAGGGAAAGGCAGAATTCGAACGATTGTAACAGCCGAACATTCTAAAGAAGAATTACAAGAAGCACTTGATGCTTTTGAAAAAGTCGGGAAGAAATTGAACATACTGTAA